The nucleotide sequence TAAGGTTGTAAATCAGAGACAATCATTTCTCAAAATTTTGATTCACACTGATAATTTTCTTACATTTGTGCGCTTTCGCAAATTGTGAAATTTGCTCATTTGCTAATTATACGCTACCTTTGCGCTTTATTACTGAATATGACAATAGATTTTGAACATAAACAGTCGGCGCACTGTGAAAATGGAGTGGCATCTAATTTGTTGCACTTCAATGGAGTGGAACTGAGTGAACCGATGGTCTTTGGGATTGGGTCGGGACTGTTGTTCTTCTACTTTCCTTGGATAAGAGTGAACGAAGCCCCTGCTATTAGTTACCGCACGATGCCGGGACACATTTTTAGCAAAGTAGCCAAACGCTTAGGATTTAAGGTGAAACGCCAAAAATTCTCTTCTGCTGAAAAGGCACAACAAGCCCTTGATGACAATCTTGCCAAGGGTATCCCTACCGGCTTGCAAGTGGGGGTGTTCAACCTACCTTATTTCCCCGATGAGTACCGCTTTCATTTCAACGCACATAACTTAGTGGTTTATGGCAAAGAAGACGGCAAGTACCTTATTAGCGACCCTGTGATTCCTTATACTACGACCCTTACGCCTGAGGAACTCAGCAAAGTGCGTTTTGCCAATGGGGTATTGGCACCCAAAGGACACCTCTACTACCCTACTCATTTACCCAAAGAGCTTCAGTTGGAAAAGGCAATATGGAAGGGTATCAAGCAGACGTGCAGTACGATGCTCGCTCCTGTGCCCATAGTGGGTGTAGCAGGAATTAAGAAACTCAGCAAGGATATACTGAAATGGCACCGCAAGAAAGGTGCAAAGACTACCAATCACTACCTCGCCCAGCTGATACGTATGCAGGAAGAGATAGGTACTGGGGGTGCGGGATTTAGGTTTATCTACGGTGCTTTTTTGCAAGAAGCAGGTAAACTCCTGAAAAACGATGCTTTATTAGAACTCTCTAAAGAAATTACCGATATAGGCGATGCGTGGCGCGATTTTGCGGTAGCCATAGCCCGCGTATACAAAAACCGTAGTACCCAAGCTGATGTCTATAACGCTCTCTCACAGCAGTTGTACACCATAGCCGAGCGGGAAGAAACGTTTTTTAAGAAACTGAAAGCGGTAAGTAAAAAATAAATCCTTATATTTGCAGAATTAATAATTAAAAACATCATAAAATGAAAAAACTAATTAACGTAACATTTGCATTATTACTACTCTGCTCAGCAGTTACTTTAGTCTCTTGTGGAAAAGATGATGATAAAGGGGGTAAAACTGAACTTCCAGGAGGTGCAGAAGCCCCAGAAGGAACTAGAGAACTCACCCAAAACGGGATTACAGCGAAAATAGATAAAGAAGAATGGCGATTTAATAATACAGTATTGTATGTAACTGTAAAACTGACAAAACCGGATTTCAACTCAAAACCAAAAGGAAAAGTTTATGTGCAAGCGAGAACTACCGATGGAGAGGTTTTACTTGCTTGGAGAAATGGCGTCCAAGGACAAGGTGGGGAATTTGGCAATTATTGGAATGGGAAAGAATGTGAAATTCAATTTTCAATCGCCCTCCTGAATGGGAAACAAATGAAAGCAAACTCTTTAACTATTTTAAAAATTGAAGTGAATTAGATTAAGTCAAAAGATGACCCCCTCTCAGAAGAAAAATAGTAAGAATAAATATGGTCAGTACTTTACTCCTAAAGTAGTGGCTGACTTTATGGTGGGCTTAGCTAACATTTCCCCTAATACCAAAGTGTTGGAGCCTGCTTGTGGTGAAGGTGTATTTTTATCGCTTTTACAAGAAAAAGGTATAAAAAATATTACAGCTTTTGAGATAGATACAGCATTAGCTCACTCATTCCATTTTGTACGTCATGAAAGTTTTGTGTCAGCTCATCTTACTGAAAAGTATGATTTGATAATAGGAAATCCTCCTTATATCCGTTGGAAAAACTTGGAAGAAGAACTAAAAATAGAATTATCACAAAGCTCTCTTTGGAATAAATACTGCAATTCACTCTGTGACTATCTTTATATCTTTATTCTCAAATCAATAGAGTTACTTAACGAAGGAGGACAGCTTATCTTTATTTGTCCAGAGTATTGGTTGAATACCACTCACTCCCTATCTTTGCGTAATGAGATGATGAACCACGGCTATTTTGAAGAATTGTATCACTTCAACGAAACACCTATCTTTGAAGGTGTAACAGTTTCTGTTATTATTTTTAAATACATAAAGAGCAAACATA is from Capnocytophaga ochracea DSM 7271 and encodes:
- a CDS encoding BtrH N-terminal domain-containing protein; this encodes MTIDFEHKQSAHCENGVASNLLHFNGVELSEPMVFGIGSGLLFFYFPWIRVNEAPAISYRTMPGHIFSKVAKRLGFKVKRQKFSSAEKAQQALDDNLAKGIPTGLQVGVFNLPYFPDEYRFHFNAHNLVVYGKEDGKYLISDPVIPYTTTLTPEELSKVRFANGVLAPKGHLYYPTHLPKELQLEKAIWKGIKQTCSTMLAPVPIVGVAGIKKLSKDILKWHRKKGAKTTNHYLAQLIRMQEEIGTGGAGFRFIYGAFLQEAGKLLKNDALLELSKEITDIGDAWRDFAVAIARVYKNRSTQADVYNALSQQLYTIAEREETFFKKLKAVSKK